TTTCCATCAGCGCCTTTCGGTCTGCACCTTCAAGCTCCGACGCCACGACTTTCAGCCCGCCAACGTCAACCGCGGAGCCCGCCAGATCACTGCCAGCTGAGCTGGCCAGCTTCGCCTTGAGAGCATCCACTTCCTTTTCAAGCTGGCGATTGCGATCGACGGTCTGCTGAACCTTCTCAACCAGGGACTCGCGGCCGCCCTTCACAAGGCGGGCAGCCTCCCGCAAGGTACGCTCGGTTTCATCCACCCACTCCAGAGCGCCAAAGCCGGTCACCGCCTCAATCCGGCGAACTCCTGAAGAAATACCGCTTTCAGAGGTAATACGGAACAAGCCGATATCGCCGGTGCGCCCGACGTGAGTACCGCCGCACAGCTCAACAGAGTAGCGGTCGGTGCCCATGCTCAGGACCCGAACCACATCCCCGTATTTCTCGCCGAACAGTGCCATGGCCCCCTTTTCCTGGGCGTTTTCCATGTCGGTAATTTCGGTCTGTACCGGGGTATTTTCGAGAACCTGCTCATTCACCTGACGCTCAATCTCTTTCAGCTGGTCCGGCGTTAATGCCTCAAAATGCGAGAAATCAAAGCGCAGCTTCTCTGGATCCACCAGCGAGCCCTTCTGGGTCACATGCTCGCCCAACACCTTGCGCAACGCAGCATGTAGCAGGTGCGTGGCAGAGTGGTTGCGCTTGGTGCGCTCGCGGCGGGCATGATCAATCCGCGCATCCACTTCCAGCCCCGGAAACAACTCGCCCTCAATCAGCGTACCGAGATGCAGGTGGTTATCCCCTTCTTTGCGGGTGTCGGTCACTTTGAAACGACCACCGCTCCAGGTCAGCAGGCCGGTATCGCCTACCTGGCCACCGGATTCCGCGTAAAACGGAGTACGCTCAAGCACGACAACGGCCTCATCGCCTGCTTCTGCGGCCTTTTCTTCGCCGCCCACAATAACCGTGCGAATTCTCTCGTGGCCGTCGACATGGTCATATCCGGTGAACTCGGTTTTGCCCTCAATCTGCAGGCCACCCGCGTTGTAGTCGATACCGAACTTACTCGCGGCACGTGCACGTTCACGTTGCCCTTCCATGGCCTTCTCATAGCCTTCGTAATCCAGCGTCAAGCCGCGCTCACGGGCGATGTCGTTGGTCAGGTCTACCGGGAAACCGAAAGTGTCATACAGGGTGAAAATGGTTTCACCCGGAATTTCGGTCCCTTTGAGCTCAGCAATATCCTGTTCAAGCAGTCGCAGACCCTTATCCAGGGTCTTGGCGAACTGTTCCTCTTCCTGTAGCAGCACCTTTTCGATCTGCTTGCGGCTGCTGACCAGCTGCGGGAACGCATCGCCCATCAGTTCACACAGGGCACCGGTCAGTTTATAGAAGAACGGCCCTGTTGCGCCCAGCTTGTTGCCATGGCGCGCTGCACGGCGAATGATCCGGCGCAGGACAAAGCCGCGGCCCTCGTTGGAAGGCATAACGCCGTCCGCGATCAGAAAAGCACAGGAGCGGATATGGTCGGCCACAACCCGCAGAGACGCTTCGGTGGTTGCCGCACCGCCAAGAACCTTGGAGGCAGCCGCCAGCAAATCCTGGAACAGGTCAATCTCGTAGTTGCTATGCACGCCCTGCAATACAGCAGTAATGCGCTCCAGCCCCATGCCGGTATCCACAGACGGCTTGGGCAGCTTTAGCATTTCGCCATCGGCAGTACGGTTGTACTGCATAAACACCACGTTCCAGATCTCAATATAACGGTCGCCGTCTTCTTCTGGAGAGCCTGGAGGACCGCCAGCCACATCCGGGCCGTGATCGTAGAAGATTTCGGTACAGGGGCCGCAGGGGCCTGTGTCACCCATCTGCCAGAAGTTGTCAGACGCATAGCGCCCGCCCTTGTTGTCGCCAATGCGGACGATGCGCTCGGCAGGAACACCGACTTCCTTGTTCCAGATGTCGTAGGCTTCGTCATCTTCGGCGTAAACGGTTACCCAGAGTTTTTCCTGCGTCAGATTCAGCCAGTCCTTGCCGGTGAGGAACGTCCAGGCGTAGTTGATGGCTTCGCGCTTGAAATAATCGCCGAAGCTGAAGTTACCAAGCATTTCAAAGAAGGTGTGATGACGGGCGGTATAACCCACATTCTCAAGGTCATTGTGTTTGCCGCCGGCACGTACACATTTCTGGGAAGACGTGGCTCGGGTGTAGTCGCGCTCTTCACGGCCGAGGAACAGGTCCTTGAACTGGTTCATTCCCGCATTCGTAAACAGCAATGTGGGGTCGTCCGCGGGTACCAGCGAACTGCTTGGAACAATGGTGTGACCTTGCTGTTTGAAATAATCGAGAAATGCCTGTCGCAACTCTGCGGTTTTCATAGCCCTTTGATACCTTTCCAGAAACCCGCCGGAAATGCCGTCGGGTCCACGATTGAATACGATTACTTACATGCTCGCGCAAATCCGCTACTCTAGCACACGCCGAGAACAGGAAAAACGTGAAACATCACAGGAGATTCCATGCCCCGACGCTTCCATGACGCCGAGGAACTTTTTCCGCCAGCCACCTTTTTAAAAAGGGCTCTGGCCATTATTTATGATGGTTTGATCAGCATTGCAGTTCTGCTTGTTATTACCTGGATCTACACCATGATTGGTGGCTGGATTACCGGTTGGGATCGCTTTGAGCAAATGGCAGAGGCCGGCCAGCTTTCCGGAGACCCAGGCCTGACCTTCGTGCTTTTCCTGCTGCTGTATGTGTTCTTCGCTTATTTCTGGACCCGCATCGGGCAAACTCTGGGCATGCAGGTCTGGCGAATCCGGATCGAAAACCTGGACGGGGTGTCCGTCAGCTGGAGTCAGGCTTTGCGTCGTTACGTCACAGCTGCAGCCGTCTTTTTCCTGGCGCTGCTGGCCGGCTACTACTTCGGCGCCGCCACCCTCTTCCTGACGCTACCCGCCATCATTGCCCTGTTCTATCCCATTAATGGCCTGTCGCTAACCGACCGCATGTCGGACAGCGTCGTCGTTCAGGTCCCCAAGGATTCCAAAAAAACTCCGAAGAACTAGTGGCCGGGCCGCTCTAGCCGGCCCGGCGCATCAGCACGGCCCCCACCACGGCATTCACCGCAATCGGTGCCAGTACCGCAATCAGTGGATTGAATCCGTACACCATGCTCATCGGGCCGAGAATATCCTGCATGTACTTGAACACCAGGCCTACCAGCAATCCGGTAAAAACCCGGAAGCCCATTGTCACCGAGCGCAATGGCCCGAACACGAACGAGATTGCCACCAGAACCATAACGGCGGTACCCAGAGGCATCAGCGCCTTTTTCCAGAACGCCAGCCAGTATATCTTGGCGTTGAGGTCCTGGGCGTTAAGGTAGCGTGCGTAGGTATAAAGCCCGGTCATGGAGAGATTCTCCGGCTTTACGATCAGAACGCTCAGAACGCCGGGTGACAGGCCCGTATCCCATCGTAGTGTCGGGTGCTTTGACAGGGTTGTACCGGTTTCTCCAATGTCGGTTTCGCTGACTTTTTCCAGCAGCCAGTAATCACCCTGATAGATTGCCCGCTCGGCAAAGCTTGCGGACTCCAGCTCACGCTCATCATTGAAACGGAACAGGGAAACCCCGTGGAGTACACCGTTGGGCTGGACCGCGTTAAGATGCATGAACACATCCCCTTCCCGGTGCCAGACCCCTCTGGCCGATGCCACATTACTCCCTGCACCCAGTGCCACTGCTTTGTCACTCTGGGCATACCGCTCGGCGGGAGGAGCAACGTATTCACCGATGAACACGCCCAGAACCACCACTACCAGCGCAGGCTTCATAGCCGACCAGACAATTCGCCTGAGGGATACCCCGGCGGCGCGGATGACAGTCAGCTCAGAGGAACTGGCCAGAGACCCCAGGCCTACCAGACACCCCATGAACGCACCCAGCGGCAAATAATCGTAAATCCGGCGAGGCAGGGTCAGGAATACGTACCAGAGCACTTCGAGGGTCTGATAATCGTTACGGGTGTTTTCGAGTTCGCCAATGAAGCCAAAAATCAGATCCAGCGAAAGCACCACGACCATAACCAGAAAAATGGCGCTGCCAACGGTGCGCATCACGTAGCCATCAATCCTACGCATGGGCCGGCTCCTCGCGCATCAGGCGCCGCCGGTGGAGCCAGGAAGGCCCGAACTGCAACCAGAGCCCGAATATCAGAAAAATTCCATGGACCCAGAGCATACCAACCCACTCCGGCACCTTGCCGTCCGCCAGCGCATCCCTGGCGACAATCAACAAGCCAAGATAAGTGATATATACCAGCATGGCAGGCAACAGATGAAAGAAACGCCCCTGCCGGGGATTAACCCGGCTCAGCCGGACCGCAAGCAGGGTGACAATCGGAACGATCAACGGCAGCGACAAGCGCCAGTGCAGCAACGCCCGATCTTCAAGGTTGTCGGACTGCCAGAGGTACTCAGTGGTGACACCCTTCTCCAACTCCTTGTTCCGTGCCTCACCACTTTCGATTTTCAGGCCGTAAGCTTCAAACCCCATTGTGTCGTAATCAAGCCTGCCGGCAATCCCGTCAAAGCGCCCCCCATCCTGGAGAACCAGGAAGCGGCTGCCGGTTTCTTCATCAACAAACTGGGAGCCTGAACGGGCCGTCATGATGGTAACGCCGTCACCACTCTTACCATACTCCGCGATGAACACACCCCGGAGCTCCCGCTTGTCGTCGCTTAACCCTTCGGTGTAGGTGACCCGATCCCCGGAGCCAAAGCTTTGAAATCGCCCTGGCACCAGCATTTCAAATTCTGTTGCCTTGCGCTGCTCGTTAAGAATCTGCTCGACCTGCTTCATACCCCAGGGCGAGATATAAAGACTCATGGCGCCAACAATGACCATGACCGGGATGCTGCCCAACAGTGTCTTTTGCAGCAACTGCCCGTTACTGATGCCGCAGGCGAACAACACCGTCATTTCGCTCTCGAGGTACATGCGCCCATAGGCGAGCAAAATGCCGATAAACAGACCCAATGGCAAAATGAGCTCCAGAAAACCCGGAAAGCGGTAAGCCATGATACTCAGAAGAACATCGGCGGAAATAGAGCCCTCGGCCGCGCTATCGAGGTACCTGATGAACCGGCCACTCATGAAGACCAGCAGCAGTATGCCGGAAACGGCAACCATGCTGATCATTACCTGACGGATAAGATAACGGAAAATTATGCCCAAAACGGTCTCTCTGGCAGTGCCCGTTGAAACATGGAGGAAACAGGGAACTGCGCGTATTCTATGTAACCTTTCCGTCGATTGACAGCGCAAAGGGAACAGGGCGCGGGCCATGGAACTCTTGATGCACCGCCGCTTGATAAATTGCCTGCAAACCCCAATGCTAGACTAGACCGGAACCAGCCTCCGCGATCTGCGGACGCTTCTTCAGTACAATCAACAGGAGTTGCCATGAATTT
This Marinobacter salinus DNA region includes the following protein-coding sequences:
- the alaS gene encoding alanine--tRNA ligase; the protein is MKTAELRQAFLDYFKQQGHTIVPSSSLVPADDPTLLFTNAGMNQFKDLFLGREERDYTRATSSQKCVRAGGKHNDLENVGYTARHHTFFEMLGNFSFGDYFKREAINYAWTFLTGKDWLNLTQEKLWVTVYAEDDEAYDIWNKEVGVPAERIVRIGDNKGGRYASDNFWQMGDTGPCGPCTEIFYDHGPDVAGGPPGSPEEDGDRYIEIWNVVFMQYNRTADGEMLKLPKPSVDTGMGLERITAVLQGVHSNYEIDLFQDLLAAASKVLGGAATTEASLRVVADHIRSCAFLIADGVMPSNEGRGFVLRRIIRRAARHGNKLGATGPFFYKLTGALCELMGDAFPQLVSSRKQIEKVLLQEEEQFAKTLDKGLRLLEQDIAELKGTEIPGETIFTLYDTFGFPVDLTNDIARERGLTLDYEGYEKAMEGQRERARAASKFGIDYNAGGLQIEGKTEFTGYDHVDGHERIRTVIVGGEEKAAEAGDEAVVVLERTPFYAESGGQVGDTGLLTWSGGRFKVTDTRKEGDNHLHLGTLIEGELFPGLEVDARIDHARRERTKRNHSATHLLHAALRKVLGEHVTQKGSLVDPEKLRFDFSHFEALTPDQLKEIERQVNEQVLENTPVQTEITDMENAQEKGAMALFGEKYGDVVRVLSMGTDRYSVELCGGTHVGRTGDIGLFRITSESGISSGVRRIEAVTGFGALEWVDETERTLREAARLVKGGRESLVEKVQQTVDRNRQLEKEVDALKAKLASSAGSDLAGSAVDVGGLKVVASELEGADRKALMETADQLKNKLGEGVVVLASVQDGKVTLVAGVTKSATGKIRAGDLMKHLAAQVDGKGGGRPDMAQGGGNDPSKLAGALAGVPAWVGKNIA
- the lptG gene encoding LPS export ABC transporter permease LptG, coding for MRRIDGYVMRTVGSAIFLVMVVVLSLDLIFGFIGELENTRNDYQTLEVLWYVFLTLPRRIYDYLPLGAFMGCLVGLGSLASSSELTVIRAAGVSLRRIVWSAMKPALVVVVLGVFIGEYVAPPAERYAQSDKAVALGAGSNVASARGVWHREGDVFMHLNAVQPNGVLHGVSLFRFNDERELESASFAERAIYQGDYWLLEKVSETDIGETGTTLSKHPTLRWDTGLSPGVLSVLIVKPENLSMTGLYTYARYLNAQDLNAKIYWLAFWKKALMPLGTAVMVLVAISFVFGPLRSVTMGFRVFTGLLVGLVFKYMQDILGPMSMVYGFNPLIAVLAPIAVNAVVGAVLMRRAG
- a CDS encoding RDD family protein, which encodes MPRRFHDAEELFPPATFLKRALAIIYDGLISIAVLLVITWIYTMIGGWITGWDRFEQMAEAGQLSGDPGLTFVLFLLLYVFFAYFWTRIGQTLGMQVWRIRIENLDGVSVSWSQALRRYVTAAAVFFLALLAGYYFGAATLFLTLPAIIALFYPINGLSLTDRMSDSVVVQVPKDSKKTPKN
- the lptF gene encoding LPS export ABC transporter permease LptF, with product MGIIFRYLIRQVMISMVAVSGILLLVFMSGRFIRYLDSAAEGSISADVLLSIMAYRFPGFLELILPLGLFIGILLAYGRMYLESEMTVLFACGISNGQLLQKTLLGSIPVMVIVGAMSLYISPWGMKQVEQILNEQRKATEFEMLVPGRFQSFGSGDRVTYTEGLSDDKRELRGVFIAEYGKSGDGVTIMTARSGSQFVDEETGSRFLVLQDGGRFDGIAGRLDYDTMGFEAYGLKIESGEARNKELEKGVTTEYLWQSDNLEDRALLHWRLSLPLIVPIVTLLAVRLSRVNPRQGRFFHLLPAMLVYITYLGLLIVARDALADGKVPEWVGMLWVHGIFLIFGLWLQFGPSWLHRRRLMREEPAHA